One stretch of Pelmatolapia mariae isolate MD_Pm_ZW linkage group LG3_W, Pm_UMD_F_2, whole genome shotgun sequence DNA includes these proteins:
- the LOC134616315 gene encoding V-set domain-containing T-cell activation inhibitor 1-like, with translation MKTLLTSLLLVLVSQHALAAVVEVYEGVMSVLLPCKYSGFIPEDDPTVLWTRSDLNPKSVHVRREEADDLRGQNQRYSGRTAMRSDALDSLDFSLTLRNPTKTDSSNYTCSISDGTEDQRLRDIQLQVKDQQVEVKVVAGSESVILPCQIKPDLPEDTTVEWTQADQVVHVHSNRSDDLTKQDGLYRDRTKMNK, from the exons ATGAAGACGTTGCTGACGTCACTGCTCCTCGTGCTCG tttcccagcatgccctgGCTGCGGTGGTGGAGGTTTATGAGGGGGTAATGTCTGTCCTGTTGCCCTGCAAGTACTCAGGTTTTATCCCTGAGGATGACCCCACAGTGCTGTGGACTCGCAGTGATCTCAATCCTAAATCTGTCCATGTGAGACGAGAAGAAGCAGATGATCTCAGAGGAcaaaaccagcgttacagcGGGCGCACAGCGATGAGGTCTGATGCTTTGGACTCTCTagacttcagcctcactctgagaaATCCAACAAAGACTGACAGCAGCAACTACACCTGCTCCATCAGTGATGGGACAGAAGATCAGAGACTGAGAGACAtccagctgcaggtcaaag ACCAACAGGTGGAGGTGAAGGTTGTTGCAGGATCAGAGTCTGTCATCCTGCCCTGCCAAATAAAACCTGACCTGCCTGAGGACACCACAGTGGAGTGGACTCAAGCTGACCAAGTGGTCCATGTGCATTCAAACAGAAGTGACGACCTGACGAAACAGGACGGactttacagagaccgaacaaagatgaacaaataa
- the LOC134616321 gene encoding butyrophilin-like protein 10, which produces MSFIPVVVEGAESVQLPFKTTKNLPEDVKVLWERYDPRMKAHVYHNGSDLTEEQSEVYRGRTRMKGDPLRTGDLSVTVEQPTARDGGEYKCLVWRRGDFIRKKTVRLRVKGRVQVQDETADEQL; this is translated from the exons ATGTCAT TCATTccggtggtggtggagggggcggagtctgtccagctgcccttcaaaaccacaaaaaacctgcctgaagatgTTAAAGTGTTGTGGGAACGTTATGACCCCAGAATGAAGGCCCATGTGTATCACAACGGCTCGGACCTGACTGAAGAACAGAGCGAGGTTTACAGAGGCCGGACGAGGATGAAGGGAGACCCActgagaactggagacctcagtgtGACTGTGGAACAGCCCACAGCGAGAGATGGTGGGGAGTACAAGTGTTTGGTCTGGAGGAGGGGAGACTTCATCAGAAAGAAAACCGTGAGGCTCAGAGTCAAAG ggagagttcaggtccaggatgAAACTGCTGATGAGCAGCTCTGA